The Streptomyces sp. NBC_00483 genome contains the following window.
CGGCGCGACGGCCGGATCATGCTGCGGGACCACCGCGAGGGGACGGCCGGCGGCGGCTACCGTGAGCGGGCGATGGCTCCCGTACGCGGATGAGGTGGTGGCGTGAGTGACCGTCAAGGTCGTCCTGCTCGATGACGAGGAACTGGTGCGCCGGGGCATCCGGATGATCCTGAACGCCCAGCCGGACATCGAGGTGGTCGCCGAGGGCGGCGACGGCTCGGTGGCCCTGGCCCTGGTGGCCGAGCACCGCCCGGACGTGGTGCTCACCGACATTCAGATGCCGCGCGTCGACGGCCTGGAGGTCGCCCGGCGGCTCGCCGCGCTGCCCGCCCCGCCCGCCGTCGCGGTGCTCACCACCTTCGACGTCGACGAATACGTGCACGCCGCACTCCAGCACGGCGCGACGGGCTTCCTGCTCAAGGACACCTCTCCACGCGAACTGGCCGACGCCGTACGGGTTCTCGCGCACGGCGACGCGATGCTCTCGCCGAGCATCACCACCAAGCTGCTGGCCGCCTTCGCCACGGGCTCGGCGGCCCCGCGGGCGCAAGCGCGGTCACGGCTGGCCGAGTTGACCGCCCGTGAGCGCGAGGTCGCCGTGGCGGTGGCCCGGGGCCGCAGCAACGCCGAGATCGCCGCCGACCTGTCCGTGAGCCGGTCCACGGTCAAGGTCCACCTCAGCCGGATCATGGCCAAGCTCGGCGCCGCCAACCGCACCCAGGTCGCGCTCGTCACCCACGACGCCGGGCTCAGCTGATCCCTAGGTCCTGTGTGGGCAGCGCCGCGTCGATCCGGAAGCCGCCGTCGCCGGTGGGCCCGGACTCGAAGGTGCCGCCGGCCAGGCGGACCCGCTCCGTCAGACCGATCAGCCCGTGTCCGCCGCTGGGCAGCAGGGGGTCCCCGTCGGCGGTCGGCCCGGCGGGCCCGTCGGCCGGACCGTTGACGACCCGTACGCGCACGGTCCTCGGGTCGAACGTGAGGTGAACCCGCGTCGTGGCGCCGGGAGCGTGCTTGTGCACGTTGGTCAGGGCCTCCTGCACGACGCGGTGCGCGGCCCGCTCGACCGGCTCCGCCAGCGGCTGAGGAGCGCCCTCGACGTGCACGGTGACGGGCAGCCCCGCGGCCCGGGAGCCGTCGGCCGGCTCGGTGATCCTGTCGACGGCCGCGCCCGGGACGGGGCGTTGCCCGGCAGGGTCGTGCGCAGGGTTCGCGGCCCCGGTGTCCGCCCGGTCGGCCGGACCGTTCCTCAGCACCCCCAACATCTCGCGGAGTTCGGTGAGCGCGCGCCGACCCGCCGTCTGGATGATCTGCGCGGTCTCGCCCGTCACCTCCGGATCGTGGGTGACGGCGCTGAGCGCGTTGGCGTGCACGACGATCAGGCTCACCTGGTGGGAGACCACGTCGTGCATCTCACCGGCGATGCGCCGCCGCTCCTGCTCCCGCGCGGCCTCGGCGACGAGCCGCTGCTCCCGCTCGGCCCGCTCCGCCCGTTCGACGAGACCGGCGACGACGGCCCGCCGCTGACCCACGTAGAGCCCCAGCAGCAGCGGCACCAGGCAGGAGAAGACGAAGTTGACCGAGAACCAGAGCGCCACCGTCCGCACGCTGGACCAGCCCGCCGCTTCCCAGGGCGCGACAACCACGAGGCCGAGGACGGCCGAGGCCCAGACGGCCCGGCGGCTGTGCGGGCCGCGATAGGCGCCTACCGCGTAGTAGGCGACGGGCGTCGCGTAGGCGGAGACCTGGAGGACCTTGGCGAGCAGGGCGACCGCGAGCACCAGTTCGGGGGCCCGGCGCCGTACGAGCAGGGGCAGCGCGCTCGCGGCGGCGATCAGCAGATTCGCCCAGGGAGCGGCCGGACCCATGTAGGGGTTCTGGTAGCTGTTCAGCACCGCGAGCCCCAGCGCGACGACCGTCAGCACCACGTCCGAGGCGCGCGCGGGCAGACGGGGCGGGCGGGGAACGGGCGGCGCCGCGAGGCCCGGCCCCGCGTCCCCGTCGCCGGAGGGCAGGAGAGCCCAGCTGCGCAGCGTGTTTCCGAGCGTGCGGGTGCGACTGGCGGTACTCACCCGCCGAGGATAGAAGGCGCCGCGAAACGACGAAGGGCCCCACCGCCGAAACGGTGGGGCCCTTCATCTGCCCTGATGGGCGGGTGCGGAGGATACGAGATTCGAACTCGTGAGGGGTTGCCCCCAACACGCTTTCCAACTGTGCGTATGGCGGTCCGGGGGCGTCCGTAGCCGTTCACGCGACTGGTCAGACAGGGGGTGCGTACGGCTGTGGACAACGACGGTCGAAGGTGAACTGGACAATGACCAGGACAACGGGACGCCCTCTGAGGAGGGGTTTTGACTCGGACCTACAGCACAGCGTTCACGGGGCACCGTGGGAGTCTTGGCAGTGAGCTACGGAGCGATGTGAGAGGAGCCGAAGTGTCGGAGGCCAGTCCGCGCGGAACCTATCTGGTCATCTCGGAGGCGCTGCGGAAGGGGATCGAGGAGGGGGAGACCGCCGACACGTTGCCGTCGGAGGCCGATCTCATGCGCTCGCACGGCGTCTCCCGAAACACCATCCGTCGCGCTCTGAAGGTTCTTGAGGGGGAAGGTGTCCTGGAGTCTGCGCCAGGAGTCGGGTGGCGTGTGGCCCGGGGCGGTGACCGCAGAACCCTTGTAGAGCAGATGACGGATGTGATCACGGAAGACTCGCTAGCTGTCGGCGACTCGTACCCGTCGGAGGCGAAGCTCTGTGAGCGCTTCGGTTTCTCCCGCACGGCCGTGCGTCGTGCGCTTGCCCAGATGGAGGGAACCGGCTTGCTCGCCACTGTTCATGGCAAGGGGCGCACAGTGCGCGCTCTCCCGTCACCCGCTGCTCGGTCGTAACCTTGGCAGCCATGGGACTGACTGAGTGGGCGTACTCGCTCTCCGAATCACTGCTCTCCGATCCGCTTCCGCGTCGGTGGGAGCACTCTCTTGGGGTCGCCAAGCGCGCCCGCTCGTTGCGCCCGATCCTGGGTGATGACGCGGAGCTGCTGGAAGCGGCCGCAGTGCTGCACGACATCGGGTACTCGCCGGCCATCGCTACTACCGGCTTCCACCCGCTCGATGGCGCGCGATTTCTGCGAGCCCAGGAAGGTGCGGACGAACGGGTCGTTCGCCTCGTGGCCCATCAC
Protein-coding sequences here:
- a CDS encoding sensor histidine kinase; this translates as MSTASRTRTLGNTLRSWALLPSGDGDAGPGLAAPPVPRPPRLPARASDVVLTVVALGLAVLNSYQNPYMGPAAPWANLLIAAASALPLLVRRRAPELVLAVALLAKVLQVSAYATPVAYYAVGAYRGPHSRRAVWASAVLGLVVVAPWEAAGWSSVRTVALWFSVNFVFSCLVPLLLGLYVGQRRAVVAGLVERAERAEREQRLVAEAAREQERRRIAGEMHDVVSHQVSLIVVHANALSAVTHDPEVTGETAQIIQTAGRRALTELREMLGVLRNGPADRADTGAANPAHDPAGQRPVPGAAVDRITEPADGSRAAGLPVTVHVEGAPQPLAEPVERAAHRVVQEALTNVHKHAPGATTRVHLTFDPRTVRVRVVNGPADGPAGPTADGDPLLPSGGHGLIGLTERVRLAGGTFESGPTGDGGFRIDAALPTQDLGIS
- a CDS encoding winged helix-turn-helix domain-containing protein, whose amino-acid sequence is MSEASPRGTYLVISEALRKGIEEGETADTLPSEADLMRSHGVSRNTIRRALKVLEGEGVLESAPGVGWRVARGGDRRTLVEQMTDVITEDSLAVGDSYPSEAKLCERFGFSRTAVRRALAQMEGTGLLATVHGKGRTVRALPSPAARS
- a CDS encoding response regulator transcription factor yields the protein MTVKVVLLDDEELVRRGIRMILNAQPDIEVVAEGGDGSVALALVAEHRPDVVLTDIQMPRVDGLEVARRLAALPAPPAVAVLTTFDVDEYVHAALQHGATGFLLKDTSPRELADAVRVLAHGDAMLSPSITTKLLAAFATGSAAPRAQARSRLAELTAREREVAVAVARGRSNAEIAADLSVSRSTVKVHLSRIMAKLGAANRTQVALVTHDAGLS